A genomic window from uncultured Umboniibacter sp. includes:
- a CDS encoding SufS family cysteine desulfurase, with protein MSQVEVDFNVAKLRREFPQLRKRLGDLPLCYFDSAATAQKPRAVVDELNHCLQKSYANVHRAAHTLAAEATQRFESARAQVAEFINASAKECIFTRGTTDAINLVAQSWGNLNIGRGDEILLTQAEHHANIVPWQLLAQRTGAKVVFARVDEQGCLDLNDWLAKLNANTKLVAVGHASNVTGVVNPIAALTDAAKANGSKVLIDGAQAVAHLSVDVQELGCDFYVFSGHKLYGPNGVGVLWGNYSLLCTMHAVNGGGEMISDVSEQGFTEQLPPLRFEPGTPAWPEACALAVAIQWLQAQRAAGLAAYESELYRYLRHRLTELTAFRLLGADQPNIGIASLITKDAVQDLGYFLDQQGIAVRVGHHCAMPLMKALGLSGTLRISLAAYNTHAEIDHLMHTLLQWEQQTTSTTARVFSLTDLAAAQQLNANAVADYQQCRAHRSEERFQALMQLGRRAARFDVSVRTTQNLVPGCETQLWLAIVSKTPTLQFAVDAESDTMRGLLLLLSDELQAKTYDDLVSFNLDSWVDELGLGRFVTATRGNGVKAVVAALHGDA; from the coding sequence ATGAGCCAAGTTGAAGTTGATTTCAATGTTGCCAAACTGAGGCGCGAATTTCCCCAACTGCGAAAACGCCTGGGGGACCTGCCGCTGTGCTATTTCGATAGCGCTGCCACGGCGCAGAAGCCACGAGCGGTGGTGGATGAACTCAACCATTGTCTACAGAAAAGTTACGCCAATGTGCATCGCGCGGCGCACACACTTGCCGCGGAAGCCACGCAACGCTTTGAGTCGGCACGGGCTCAAGTGGCTGAGTTTATTAATGCTTCGGCGAAGGAATGTATCTTTACTCGGGGTACTACGGATGCCATCAACTTAGTGGCACAGTCCTGGGGCAATCTCAATATTGGGCGCGGTGATGAAATCCTGCTCACCCAAGCCGAGCATCACGCGAATATTGTGCCGTGGCAACTGCTTGCGCAGCGCACTGGGGCCAAGGTAGTTTTCGCGCGGGTAGATGAACAGGGGTGCTTAGACCTAAACGATTGGTTAGCCAAGTTGAATGCCAACACCAAACTGGTTGCCGTGGGGCACGCGAGTAATGTTACCGGTGTGGTTAATCCGATTGCGGCGCTAACGGACGCAGCCAAAGCTAACGGCAGTAAGGTACTCATTGATGGGGCACAAGCCGTTGCTCACCTCAGTGTTGATGTGCAGGAGCTTGGGTGTGATTTCTACGTCTTCTCGGGGCACAAACTGTACGGCCCCAATGGTGTTGGGGTTCTCTGGGGGAACTATTCACTGCTGTGTACAATGCACGCGGTCAATGGTGGCGGAGAGATGATTAGTGATGTGAGTGAACAGGGTTTCACTGAGCAACTGCCACCGTTACGATTTGAGCCGGGGACACCTGCTTGGCCCGAGGCCTGTGCGTTGGCAGTGGCCATTCAGTGGCTGCAAGCTCAGCGGGCAGCGGGCCTGGCTGCCTATGAGTCTGAGCTGTATCGCTACCTTAGACACCGTTTAACGGAACTCACCGCATTTCGCTTGCTGGGTGCCGACCAGCCGAACATTGGTATTGCTTCATTGATTACGAAGGATGCGGTGCAAGACTTGGGGTATTTTCTGGATCAGCAGGGGATTGCTGTCAGAGTAGGGCATCACTGTGCCATGCCGCTCATGAAAGCCCTTGGGCTTTCCGGAACCTTGCGTATTTCTCTTGCCGCCTATAACACTCACGCTGAAATAGACCACCTAATGCATACCTTATTGCAGTGGGAACAGCAGACAACATCCACCACCGCACGGGTGTTCTCGCTCACGGACCTAGCAGCTGCGCAGCAGCTAAATGCCAACGCAGTGGCGGACTATCAGCAGTGCCGAGCTCACCGCTCAGAAGAACGCTTCCAGGCGCTCATGCAATTGGGTCGCCGTGCCGCGCGCTTTGATGTGAGTGTTCGCACTACTCAAAATTTGGTGCCAGGCTGTGAAACTCAGCTTTGGTTAGCCATTGTCAGCAAAACGCCAACATTACAGTTTGCTGTGGATGCAGAGAGTGACACCATGCGGGGTTTACTGTTGTTACTCAGCGATGAATTACAGGCTAAGACGTATGATGACTTAGTTAGCTTTAATCTAGATAGTTGGGTGGATGAACTCGGTTTAGGGCGTTTCGTGACCGCAACTCGGGGTAATGGGGTTAAGGCGGTAGTAGCAGCGCTTCACGGTGACGCGTGA
- a CDS encoding DUF1904 family protein, translating into MPHIRARGTTLDDVKTLSRMTSTEMSELCQCAITDLTWEVTQTQFIVDGAVDGGYPIVEFLWFDRGQDVKNKIAKILDEALKQRGYSGDRAIIFSQVDQTNYFECGNHF; encoded by the coding sequence ATGCCTCATATTCGTGCTCGTGGAACCACCTTAGACGATGTTAAGACGCTTTCTAGAATGACCAGCACAGAGATGAGTGAGCTCTGTCAATGCGCTATCACGGACCTTACATGGGAAGTTACCCAGACTCAGTTTATTGTTGATGGTGCCGTAGATGGAGGCTATCCCATTGTGGAATTTCTCTGGTTTGATCGCGGGCAGGACGTGAAGAATAAGATTGCCAAAATACTGGATGAGGCGCTAAAGCAGCGCGGCTACAGTGGCGATAGAGCCATTATATTCTCCCAGGTGGACCAAACTAATTACTTTGAATGTGGCAACCACTTCTAG
- a CDS encoding TatD family hydrolase, translating into MKLFDTHTHLDFACFDEDREAVLARFQSIGGERILLAGVSHSQWAIAAELCQRHAKLCMSVGFHPHFLESEDPIAVADIEATSASDAISNGILRLSNLDANQLQCQLAEALEHYADHVVAVGECGLDKMVQTPMAEQLRVLEAQLAFAKQVQLPVILHCRGAHNELLQCISQRGVHSGVIHAFSGSVELAQEYIRRGFKIGVGGTISYARAAKTRRAIAQLPLTELLLETDSPDMPHEGFQGQRNEPYHCGNTIRQLAVLRDEDEETIAQQLWQNAISLFEK; encoded by the coding sequence ATGAAACTATTTGATACCCATACCCATTTGGATTTCGCCTGTTTTGATGAAGATCGAGAGGCGGTACTTGCTCGCTTTCAATCTATTGGTGGTGAACGTATTCTGCTAGCAGGCGTCAGTCATAGCCAGTGGGCGATTGCCGCGGAGTTGTGTCAGCGGCATGCCAAGCTGTGTATGTCAGTGGGTTTTCATCCGCATTTCCTAGAGTCGGAAGATCCGATAGCCGTGGCTGATATTGAAGCAACTAGCGCTAGTGATGCAATTAGCAACGGGATACTTCGTTTAAGCAACCTCGATGCTAACCAGCTTCAATGCCAACTTGCCGAAGCGCTGGAGCATTATGCTGATCATGTTGTTGCCGTTGGCGAGTGCGGCCTAGATAAGATGGTGCAGACTCCCATGGCGGAGCAGTTACGGGTACTTGAAGCCCAGTTAGCATTCGCCAAGCAAGTCCAACTGCCAGTTATCCTGCACTGTCGAGGGGCTCATAATGAATTGTTGCAGTGCATTTCCCAGCGGGGTGTTCACTCGGGCGTGATTCATGCCTTTTCCGGGTCCGTGGAGTTAGCCCAGGAATACATCCGGCGAGGGTTTAAGATTGGCGTTGGCGGCACGATAAGCTATGCCCGCGCCGCAAAGACACGGCGAGCGATTGCCCAACTTCCCCTCACTGAACTTCTGCTAGAAACCGATTCACCGGATATGCCCCATGAGGGTTTTCAGGGGCAGCGAAACGAACCCTATCACTGTGGAAATACCATTAGACAGCTTGCGGTGTTACGTGATGAAGATGAAGAGACGATTGCCCAGCAGCTGTGGCAAAATGCGATATCACTTTTCGAGAAATAG